The DNA segment tttcagtcaaacagaattttcataaaacataagaattcatgcgattagcatcatttaaaggagatagcggttatagcaaaatacaacatttcataaggatatattcaaaaatcagttgtaaaacaatgtatgctttggccaggcatgttcataaatgtcacggtccgcctgcgcagggcacgtgactatcgggcccacatgagggggaaacacggggctcccctgccagatgctggccggttccggggcttcacgcaagcgtccttcacccctcaccgattttgcttctccccaaaaacgcatctgcaggatttggaagcacccgcctcatatacccaggctctgaaacgagcctcatgatcatgcttcaaatatcattttcataaagtatgcatatgaaaccgtgcccccggcatgccgtggtcctttttctctcggatgctactgcgaagtcagactcgaccactggcggggccagctcagttactattcagccactggcggggcaggctcagttactattcagccattggcggggcaagctcagttactattcagccactggcggggcaggcccaattccaattcagccactggcggggcaggctcagttactattcagccactggcggggcagctcagttactattcagccactggcggggcaagctcagttactattcagccactggcggctcagtcattctcagtagcatctttgagcccattatagtgcctctgggctagctaagactttataaacttacatgcatgattaaaatatcagtatcatcatgttgcatacatagccatagcttctgggatcatgcaagttacttatgcattgtaacatatcatgcatgaaacatatatacttaaaataaatgcttaggaaaacattaatgacatgatccataacaggattaggacaggttacttacattcttcactaatcatgcatacaattcaaattgtatgaaaaatactggttcatcttataaaacgtaatacaagatctacgataggattaagacagattacttacatcaattcgctttccaaattgctcaagtccaggtgacaaatccttaatcacctaaaacaacatcatagggtttacattattcccatttatttattataaaatctcttagttcatcatactatgaacttacttgcttggatcccatccaaggatttagcccaagtccaatttgaagcctttggggttcgatttaaaaccagattgggtccacatgggttgattgggtttttaattaaaggattgggcctcgtttataattgggtccaaccttttctagccaattggaTCCTCTGATTTagtcaatgtggctcatttgggcctgagtcaggattagcccaaggtcaatttgaccttctgtcagttgaattgggcttgaattgagcctgattcacaatcaattaggtctgctgagaccaactctgcttaattgggttcggacccatTCCAATTTAACTTAATTTGATTCGGATTTAACCCAATTTATAGTTTAGGCTCGttcagacttagcccaatctaaTTGGGCTCGGATCCAGGTTCAATTGGCtaatccaatttcttattaCTGGGTTTAACGGGTTTCAGACCCGAACCCCGATCCATCCCATTAGGCCAGACCCGTTAAggatctcttttcttctctcttttctctttttttttttttcttttctcttccttttcttttcttcttcttttccttttcttttctttttcttttctttttttttcttttcttctctgtttcttttcttcttcccgaagtttcttctcctcccttcttctctttcatcccaatctccccttcctctcttctccgacgaaggGAGGACGGCGAGCGGAGAGGGGGGATGGCGAGCGGAAGGGAACGGCGAGCGGAGGGGAGGATGGCGAGCGGAGGGGGACGGgccacgaccggcggcgtccgcGGCCAAGCCCCGCGGCATCCCCGGCCGAGCCTACGGCACTctcggccgcgcctgcggcgacggtgctcgcggccgaagccggtggCCGCCGCATATGACGACGAGGAcgagtcccctcttcctctcttcttttttttttcttcttcctcccttcaccaacctcccatattctctctctcactcccaaaccctctctcttcctctcttcattcttcccctgtgaaggaagaaggggagtTTGGGAGGGCCGAGCCACAGTCGGCGGTGCCACGGCCGGGCTCGCGGTGTCCacagccgcgcctgcggctgagcccacggccgcgcctgcgacggccttctcttctcccacggGGAAGAGACGCCGGGAAAAACCAGTGGCAACGCGGGATGCCCGTGGCCGTTTCCCACGGCTGTTCCCCGTGGAGGTCGTGGTGCTCGCAGTCGGAGCCAGCGGCGTCGCCGGCGCCGCTCGCGGCCGCATGCAGTGAGccctctttcttcccttttctttctctctccgtgtttctttctttctctgttaTCCCGATCAAGTCAAGAGGAGAGAAGGTAGAGGGCTTACCTGGCTTTTGGAAGAAGCCACGAGCATCTTCTCCGGCGACGGAAGTAGGTTTGGCAAACCCTCTCTCAGAGAACAGagaaaggaaggaggaggaaggggtacggtacacacagagagagagagacctaggGGGCTGTAGCCACCTTTAGCTGGGGTGAAGTGTCATCCCCAGCTTCCCCTCGTGAAGGGCCTAACAGCTGGGCCCTCCACAGCTTCCCAGCTGTCCCTACCCTAGTCACATCCATCCTCAGGGTATGGGATAGCAGCCACCAACAATGGGCCCTAGTTAGGTCCATTAGGTGTCCTGGCCCAATGCTCAAGTACGGGCCCAAAAAGGTATTGGGCTTAAATTGGGCCCGGATATTACATCctaccccccttaaaataaatttcgtcctcgaaattaaacatacctcAAGTGGACCGATGTAGTGAGGACTCATTTCGCCGTATCGCCCAAATCGGGCAACACCCTTGAAAAGaacatttttaggtagacaaagttttcctccaaaaatttcagttctcaTAGCTTAACAAGAATCGCCCGGTAGGGGGCCTTGATGATGGGTCCCTCTCCTAAGATCGATGGTGAATTCGATTTCTCAACTAGGGGTAATTCCGGTAATTCATCAGGGTAAATGTCTGAGTATTCCCTATTTCTTATAGCTACCTAGCAGTCAAGAGTTTAGGAAGAAACTGAAATAAATTGCTTTCTTCGACTAAGGTATTATGACAATCTTAACATATTATGATACTCCTAACTACCCATTATCCCAAATTTTTACGGTTATAGTCTTGTTAAACctagagctctgataccacaagatgtcacgccccggacccggatccgtgacacggccgtgctattgccgactaccgcccacaatagcacgcagcctcatacctgggtaacagggtagtcaaaccaaccaaatcttttcatatgaaagcattcttagtacaacatgctggtcagtacccaaatacagagcttctatgtagtttatgtacacaaaagtatacttgctttacctcaaaggaaagaagccctgataccaaattaacgtgtctctggcagctatcagtggtgaggatctgaaagaaaagtaaatgaacggatatgagctacacggctcagtaagtaatcatacataatcttaccggatcgaacataatggtaaccatgttcatgcagggtttgagaagctgacatgcgtattatctcacaatttatcatggcaaaatatgtatgcttcgaaaacaaagcagtattttcagtcaaacagaattttcataaaacataagaattcatgcgattagcatcatttaaaggagatagcggttatagcaaaatacaacatttcataaggatatattcaaaaatcagttgtaaaacaatgtatgctttggccaggcatgttcataaatgtcacggtccgcctgcgcagggcacgtgactatcgggcccacatgagggggaaacacggggctcccctgccagatgctggccggttccggggcttcacgcaagcgtccttcacccctcaccgattttgcttctccccaaaaatgcatctgcaggatttggaagcacccgcctcatatacccaggctctgaaacgagcctcatgatcatgcttcaaatatcattttcataaagtatgcatatgaaaccgtgcccccggcatgccgtggtcctttttctctcggatgctactgcgaagtcagactcgaccactggcggggccagctcagttactattcagccactggcggggcaggctcagttactattcagccattggcggggcaagctcagttactattcagccactggcggggcaggcccaattccaattcagccactggcggggcaggctcagttactattcagccactggcggggcagctcagttactattcagccactggcggggcaagctcagttactattcagccactggcggctcagtcattctcagtagcatctttgagcccattatagtgcctctgggctagctaagactttataaacttacatgcatgattaaaatatcagtatcatcatgttgcatacatagccatagcttctgggatcatgcaagttacttatgcattgtaacatatcatgcatgaaacatatatacttaaaataaatgcttaggaaaacattaatgacatgatccataacaggattaggacaggttacttacattcttcactaatcatgcatacaattcaaattgtatgaaaaatactggttcatcttataaaacgtaatacaagatctacgataggattaagacagattacttacatcaattcgctttccaaattgctcaagtccaggtgacaaatccttaatcacctaaaacaacatcatagggtttacattattcccatttatttattataaaatctcttagttcatcatactatgaacttacttgcttggatcccatccaaggatttagcccaagtccaatttgaagcctttggggttcgatttaaaaccagattgggtccacatgggttgattgggtttttaattaaaggattgggcctcgtttataattgggtccaaccttttctagccaattggatcctctgatttggtcaatgtggctcatttgggcctgagtcaggattagcccaaggtcaatttgaccttctgtcagttgaattgggcttgaattgagcctgattcacaatcaattaggtctgctgagaccaactctgcttaattgggttcggacccatTCCAATTTAACTTAATTTGATTCGGATTTAACCCAATTTATAGTTTAGGCTCGttcagacttagcccaatctaaTTGGGCTCGGATCCAGGTTCAATTGGCtaatccaatttcttattaCTGGGTTTAACGGGTTTCAGACCCGAACCCCGATCCATCCCATTAGGCCAGACCCGTTAAggatctcttttcttctctcttttctctttttttttttttctcttccttttcttttcttcttcttttccttttcttttctttttcttttctttttttttcttttcttctctgtttcttttcttcttcccgaagtttcttctcctcccttcttctctttcatcccaatctctccttcctctcttctccgacgaaggGAGGACGGCGAGCGGAGAGGGGGGATGGCGAGCGGAAGGGAACGGCGAGCGGAGGGGAGGATGGCGAGCGGAGGGGGACGGgccacgaccggcggcgtccgcGGCCAAGCCCCGCGGCATCCCCGGCCGAGCCTACGGCACTctcggccgcgcctgcggcgacggtgctcgcggccgaagccggtggCCGCCGCACACGACGACGAGGAcgagtcccctcttcctctcttcttttttttttcttcttcctcccttcaccaacctcccatattctctctctcactcccaaaccctctctcttcctctcttcattcttcccctgtgaaggaagaaggggagtTTGGGAGGGCCGAGCCACAGTCGGCGGTGCCACGGCCGGGCTCGCGGTGTCCacagccgcgcctgcggctgagcccacggccgcgcctgcgacggccttctcttctcccacggGGAAGAGACGCCGGGAAAAACCAGTGGCAACGCGGGATGCCCGTGGCCGTTTCCCACGGCTGTTCCCCGTGGAGGTCGTGGTGCTCGCAGTCGGAGCCAGCGGCGTCGCCGGCGCCGCTCGCGGCCGCATGCAGTGAGccctctttcttcccttttctttctctctccgtgtttctttctttctctgttaTCCCGATCAAGTCAAGAGGAGAGAAGGTAGAGGGCTTACCTGGCTTTTGGAAGAAGCCACGAGCATCTTCTCCGGCGACGGAAGTAGGTTTGGCAAACCCTCTCTCAGAGaacagaggaaggaaggaggaggaaggggtacggtacacacagagagagagagagacctaggGGGCTGTAGCCACCTTTAGCTGGGGTGAAGTGTCACCCCCAGCTTCCCCTCGTGAAGGGCCTAACAGCTGGGCCCTCCACAGCTTCCCAGCTGTCCCTACCCTAGTCACATCCATCCTCAGGGTATGGGATAGCAGCCACCAACAATGGGCCCTAGTTAGGTCCATTAGGTGTCCTGGCCCAATGCTCAAGTACGGGCCCAAAAAGGTATTGGGCTTAAATTGGGCCCGGATATTACACAAATGATTGTAAAATATGTGCTTTCTGATTGCTGAATGTGCTACTAATAACGTATGCCTCTTGTTCTATATGGTAAGATGTCTTCAGTTATCCTATTACATGCCTTTTATATGAACACAGGTTTAATATACACTCTTGCAAGGTTTATTGTGCAGCCATTGGCACAAAGAATTAGCGAGTTAAGAgattattttctatttatattTTGTAGGTACTAGCAGGCCGTTGTAAATCTTCTAGCCTATGGTCAATTTAGATAGATGTTCACTAGCCCCATAGATAAGATATAGCCCACCTATGGATGTCATCAAGCCTCATAGGTTAACATCATATGGGGAGATAGGTGCAACTCATAGGTGTTGAGCAACTCATAGTTAAAGCAACTAAATAAAGGTTATCATTTTTCTCTCCTTTCAGTTGAAGGAGTACAAAATAAGTGCTATCAATGAAGCAAAAAATAATGCCATACGACAAGACATGACAGCCATGTAACTAAAATAACACCATATTCATTTAACTCCAACAATTATTACAATAACAAGTTTTTCAAAACACTAATACAATTATGGTCACTTAAATATAAACACTATTACAAAAATAAGTAGTAACATCATTCCAACCAAAGGTCTATTTGTTATAACGCCACTCTCGTCTAATTCTTTAATCTTACACTAcaatttttttgactttatCCTTAAATCACTAATTTCTCTTCTTATATCTCGAAGTGAATCATCAACCAATATCGATGAGTGACTTCTTGATTGATCATTTGTGGGCAAACACCAATCCACAAATCGATGTTTTTCATAACTGCAATACagtttgtttgaattttttgaaaatttgaaatttgtatCGATGCTATGCGGTCACAATAGCACCACTTGTTACAATAATCTAGCCACAATGAGCTATTCTGAGAACCCGCACTGAGTTGAGACATTAGGATGGCTTGCAGAAAAAACAAACAATATTAACTTGGTCAGTAATAGGATGAAACAAAAATAGATGAAGGGACATTAATTTCAGGTCAAAACAATATGTGATTGAAACTTGACTTTTGATTCATTATAAACTTCTAAACTAGGATAGCATACAAAATGTTTTCTACTACATTCAGTTAGATTCAATTAGTCAGAATGGTCAAAACAAGTAGTAAACACGTATTTGATCTGAAATCTAGTAACATTAATTTCAAACAGTAAACTATGGATAAATTTCTAATAAGTTCAAACAATAAACATCTGATAAATTTAATTAGAGACCTAATAAACTTCATTCGAAAGAATACTATGAGCAGTGACATTAATTTCAAACAATAAACATCTGATAAATCtctaaataaattcaaataGAGCTCTAACAAACTACATGTCAAATCATAGGGCCTAAGGTTCTGGTGCAAAGAGCAGGCCTAAGGTTTCAATGCAAGGAGCCAGTCTAAGATTCCGATAGGCCTATTCGAGATCGGATAGAGAGGGTGGGTCGGAAATGGAGAGAGTGAAGCTGGTTTTGAGTAGGAGGGAAGGACTTGAAAGGATGTTCGAAAGGATGCCGATGGCACATGAGAGTTAGAGAACTGAGGTGCATGGGAGTATGAGGTTGTCGTCACACGACGAGAAGAATGGAGTTAGGTAGGAAGGGAGAAGGGATCAATAATTAGAGAAGAAGACAAATGGAGAAGGTTCCGACTTTGTTTTGGTCATTGGTTGTTCaagattattttgattattttataaaattattctaaCGTCCAATTTAGAATTAATGGTTTGCCTAATGGCATGGGTTAATGCATAGGCTCAAAATAAATCTCAAGAGTATTAGTGTAGGTTTTCCAGATTAATAGATATAAGTGTAATTTGCCTGCAACTTTAGAGGGATTTTTGTAATTTATGTAGGTTTATGTTGAAGCTGCTTcacaaaaaatattatatttaggtTGTATGTCTATTTAGCAAATGCGCAATTTGTTAGTTTTATCACTATATGCTAAACCAAAAATAGTCCGTCACTCTCTCCGTTACACTAGGGGCTGGTTTTGCCGTGTTCCATCTCAGCCTACCAACATCCGTCCCGCGTTATTTGCCACTGCATAGCGTAAAATGCAACTCCGCCTGTGTTCTATCCCAACCTAGCAGCATCCGATCTACGTTATCTGCCACTGCGGGCCGCAGCCACCCATGGCGGGATGGATCTCCTCCAAGCTCAAGGTTGCAGAGACGTTCCTCCAACAGGCAAGCCCTGACCCTAACACATCCCTTATTTCGACATCCTTCCCATTTTCCAAATCCAATTGTCACCATCTCTTCGGCTTTGTAATCAAACCAGATCGACCAGCAAGCAGCCGAATCTCTGGGCAAGAACGTCAGGCCCCGATCCCCATCCGAGGCGCCGGGCAGCAGCGACGACATCCCCAAAAGGACCGACTCGGCTCTTCCCCTCAAATACCAGCTCCCGAAAAAATCACCTCCGCCGCCTCATCCGCGGGGCAAGCGCCCAGCCGCCGCCCAGCCGCCCTCCCCCGCCGCTGATCCCTGTCCGGCCATCGCTGATGGCGACTGGACAGAGCTCCTCGGATCTCCGAAGCCAGCCAGCGCCGCAGCCCGCCCCGATGGCGGCAATACCAAGAAACCCATGGGGAAGGGGGCCCGCAAGGGATCTGGCAGCGCCCCGAAGCCCGGAAGGAGACCGACCGTTGCGCCGGAAGGCGAAACTGTGGGTAAGGGTCCGTCTCAGGAAGAAGAGCGAGAACAAGAACCCCCGTATTCCGAAGTTCCACCCTCGCGAGGATCATCAGATTCCACGCAGGGCACACCTTCTCCCGAAGAGCCTATTAGAGGAGGACCTGTATCAGGGCTTTCCCAGTTGGAGATTCACCGGGAAGACGTCCGCACTCTTGGCCTAAGGGAGGTGGATTCACAATCGCGAGACGATAAGGAGGAGGTGGTTGCTGGTGATGATAGGAAAAGTAGTGACATCGCTGAGGGAGCGCACCCTAACCTACAGGTTCCGAGGAGCTCGGACActcatgatgattcaagaagttcTTTGGGGAGCAGTGATGAGTCTGAGTCAGGGAGCAATTCATCGTCTACATCAGATTCAGAAAATGTAAGTGAGAGGAGggcagagaggaggaggaggaggcaacaGATTTTGGCTGACAAGATGAAGGCGATTGCTGCTGAGGCCATCAAAGAACGCGAGAATATTGTGGCCACATTAGAGGGTGAGAAGCAGAGCCTGCAGAAAATACTTGTGGAGCGAGAGAAGAAACAAGCACAAGAGGTTATGTTCTCCTTCTGCACTTTGCTTCTTCTAATCTTATTAGTTAGAATAGATAAttcagaaataaaaagaaaaaacttatcCTGGCTCGTAAGCCCATAACAGTTTTAATGGAGGTGGAATGGAGGTGAATTACGTTTGCTTAAAAAGTAGTTTCAAATCTGTACCTTTTATGCACTAACAATTTCAGGCATCATGAATTTTCACATTTCCTAGTCAAGTTAAACCACAAAATATGATCTGAAATCGGTTAAGTTATGCATAATATTAGGTGCTATATACTAAAATATTATATCAAATAAGGTAATGATGCTGAACAATCCTTTGAATATAATAGGGGACAAAAGACTAAAAgtgattcttttcttttatgttcACTTTCAATAATTCGAAATCTTGTAACCTACAACCTATAGTATTTATTTGCAGCTAGCCAAAATTAACACTTTGGCATATGTATTGAGTGCGTTGAAATGTCTACTCTAGTTTTATGGTTGAAATTGTCATGATTCTTCAATCTGCAGCCACCATTATGATTAGAAATAATTATGACATAATTTAGATCTATACTTTATTTAGGTTtaagcaatttatttatttccaaTGTCTTGTTTCTTTTACTTTAGGAGAGCAAGGCTAGACATTTTATATCTCTTTGCAACTTTTGGAATCTTTGgggtttctcttttttctttttcttttttgcggtTAAGTTTTGGAGTCTCATTATCAAAAATTTGCATTTATGAATCCCTCTTTATGTCTAGACTTGGTAAGGAAGAAGCTTCTGTTCATAGTGATGATCATGGTTTTAGGTTGAATTGTAAAATAAGAGATGGCTTGAATCTTCATATTCACCCTTTGCCTTTTCTTGCTCATATTGTTGGGGATCATAGTGCTACTCATTTGTAATGTTGTTAGTTTAACATTGCTATTACATTAATAGTCAAGCGATTAGCTGATGATAAACAATCATGGCTGTGGATTctccttatttttcttgttcTAAATGAAAGTAGGGAAACAGAataagagaaggagagggagcccaccacaagaaaatatttttcttcttcaaaatcTCTATAAATCACACCATTTGGATCTCCctcaggccttttttttttggtaagccGGCCTCTCACTACACTTAGCCATGAGAAGGCGCAGAACAGTCACAATACAAAATACGATCTAATGACAGCGGCACAAGATCTGAAATACCTCAAAAAACACTCCCAGAGTGGTTGGCtgcaaaggaggcgacccagtccgtTGTACTATCTGCCTTCTGAAACACATGCGAAGCCCGAAA comes from the Phoenix dactylifera cultivar Barhee BC4 unplaced genomic scaffold, palm_55x_up_171113_PBpolish2nd_filt_p 000051F, whole genome shotgun sequence genome and includes:
- the LOC103724354 gene encoding golgin candidate 2 isoform X2, whose product is MAGWISSKLKVAETFLQQIDQQAAESLGKNVRPRSPSEAPGSSDDIPKRTDSALPLKYQLPKKSPPPPHPRGKRPAAAQPPSPAADPCPAIADGDWTELLGSPKPASAAARPDGGNTKKPMGKGARKGSGSAPKPGRRPTVAPEGETVGKGPSQEEEREQEPPYSEVPPSRGSSDSTQGTPSPEEPIRGGPVSGLSQLEIHREDVRTLGLREVDSQSRDDKEEVVAGDDRKSSDIAEGAHPNLQVPRSSDTHDDSRSSLGSSDESESGSNSSSTSDSENVSERRAERRRRRQQILADKMKAIAAEAIKERENIVATLEGEKQSLQKILVEREKKQAQEALELQMSMIETLEAVEKEKEKHNSTRMEALARLAKLEATNAELARSLATNQWNLEMEVNRVTELWQQIELKELTQEESLRRSQLEQEILGAEFSFICDKIVKLKDKAKKLEDNIEITRREMLHPTEVEVELKKRLDQLTDRLIQKQTQVETLSSEKATLMLRMEMVSKLLDESGLSLQANDFADYSETGLANLLARVDIEAGTWQPPSLALNPALHDRIRTRQQQLGSVLRQLDAIFSAGVVCMRRNPKAQIWSMLYLLCFHLWVMYILSSHSQVSDSARPGAVFSLEAINKTSGS
- the LOC103724354 gene encoding golgin candidate 2 isoform X1, translating into MAGWISSKLKVAETFLQQIDQQAAESLGKNVRPRSPSEAPGSSDDIPKRTDSALPLKYQLPKKSPPPPHPRGKRPAAAQPPSPAADPCPAIADGDWTELLGSPKPASAAARPDGGNTKKPMGKGARKGSGSAPKPGRRPTVAPEGETVGKGPSQEEEREQEPPYSEVPPSRGSSDSTQGTPSPEEPIRGGPVSGLSQLEIHREDVRTLGLREVDSQSRDDKEEVVAGDDRKSSDIAEGAHPNLQVPRSSDTHDDSRSSLGSSDESESGSNSSSTSDSENVSERRAERRRRRQQILADKMKAIAAEAIKERENIVATLEGEKQSLQKILVEREKKQAQEALELQMSMIETLEAVEKEKEKHNSTRMEALARLAKLEATNAELARSLATNQWNLEMEVNRVTELWQQIELKELTQEEYKRKMSKTHQVASSLNETESLRRSQLEQEILGAEFSFICDKIVKLKDKAKKLEDNIEITRREMLHPTEVEVELKKRLDQLTDRLIQKQTQVETLSSEKATLMLRMEMVSKLLDESGLSLQANDFADYSETGLANLLARVDIEAGTWQPPSLALNPALHDRIRTRQQQLGSVLRQLDAIFSAGVVCMRRNPKAQIWSMLYLLCFHLWVMYILSSHSQVSDSARPGAVFSLEAINKTSGS